The nucleotide window tatttCTCCTATATAGGCGTTGCGTTAGGGAGAAAGGGTAAAACACAACTACCGTGCGAATTTATGGTGTCCCAAGGGTGGTATATCACGATAAATCCGCAGATACCGGTTTGAGCCTGAAATGAAAGTAACGTTGAATTCTCATTGGCTTTCGATTTCCTCTTCAAAATcccaacacctccaacgtgcTACTTGTTATTCAACGTTCAGTTTATATTACATTCACTACGCATAATATAACTATCACGCTATAAGTCTATAATAATATagtgtttagagagaaaatgAGACATATGTGTCGTGttcatataatatgtatgcaAGCTGCGATTGCATCAGGGTCGAGGGGACTCTTATGTACAAGTTGcacttttgttgaaatttattgttagattTCGGAGTTCATCCGAAAACCCAACATATACGCCATCATAAATGTATTCATCTGCTTTTTTCAGGAATTTTAAGACAGTATAACCTTCCCTGCCGAATGGCAATATTCACCGCAACTTATAAAGTTCAGGTTCATTAGTTACCGTTCGACTATTGTCCGGATGACGCAcatccattttttcttttttgcgaCACCACCAGTGAGCCGAACGATAtccttcaataaaattttcaatcttttaccTTGTATAGTCAACTAACATGCGTACGGTAATAATCTATTTAAcacaataaaaatcaattcacgCCGCTGTCGGTACACCGGCGATACATCTATGTGCGTATGTATGGCAAGGAATTAGACGAAGTATGTGTACCGCGGTCTCTCGTCTCCCCTGCCAATCAATGCGCTTTTCAAGTTGCCAATGAACGTCACTCGCGGTGATCTTCGTCATTAGACACACCGTCTTCGAGTCACACGGCGCTTTTCGTTTTCCAGCATGGAAGTCTCCTTCCCTTGGATGCGCAGCTGCTTGCTGAATCGGTCTCTGATGCCGACGCCGTCAACTGCGAGGACCTGCTCGATGTTCCTCGAGTTGAACCGACTGCGCCGAGAACCTCGAGTACGCCCGGAGATCCTCTCCATCTCGTCGAACTTTGCCTGCAGCCTCTGGGCGAGCTCAAAATCCTTTTTCTCCTGCAGGAGCAGCCTCTCTATCCGCCGCTGCTCTTGTacttcttcatcttcatcctcctcctcccccgcTTCTTCTTCTAGGTCTGAACATTGCATTTCAGACTCTTGGTGGGATTTCGTCGTCGTAGTTTTTTCGCCTTTCAACTCCCCGCCGCTTCTGGTCAAGGTTCTTGTAGACTTTCTGCTACCGTAGATCGCACCCGTCTCAACCACAGACTCCGAATCAACCTGCGAATCGGTGTCCTCGTCCTCGGATCTGGTACACCTGCCTTTCTTCTGCTGGGCACCAAGTCTCGGGTTGGTCGTTTGCTTCGCAGCTGACTTAGTCGTCTCTGTGAGCAGTTTTCGTACGGTCGCACTCTTTTTTTCGGTAGCCGTGCAACGCTGCTTCTCAGGCGCTTCCGTTTTCTGCAGTTTACTCTTAACACCGCGGGACATCTTCCGTTTTTTTATCCTCTCAGCAATATTTTCGACGGCTTCGTTGGGGCCATCCAACGGGAGAGACCAAGAATTGTTACTGGAGGAATTTGAACTTGACGCCTCGTCTCCGGAGTTGTTCGTTTTTTGGTCCGTATTCGTTTCCTCCCGGTCATTGCTGGACGAGCAACGTTTCCTCCGCTTGAACTTTGCTGGGCTGTCGTACTTTTGATGTGCCATTGAAAGTGCCACGTCCTCATCGAGGATCAACTTCTTGCTCACCTTAGTACCGTTTATTATCCTGTTTATGTTTTTTGCATAGTTTTTATTACCATCATATGGAATTTCTGTGGACAAATCCAGCCTGCGGACTGTCTCTGACACCTGAGATTTTGTTAATTTGCTCGGATTTGGCTGTGGTTGGTTCGGACAGTGTGATGTTGATGGTCTGCTTTCCGGTTCATCTTTCACAACATTGCTAGTGGTTGGACGATGCTctaatttcaacattttcttcgtttttcctgaaaaatcaaatttattgtataGTTCGGATGGAATGTGTCACAGTACAAATGATGTGGGTAGACACAGAATAAAACATTACCTTTGAACGCGCTGTAGGACCATGTCGACAATCGTTTCAACTCCATTGCTACTGGAGGTTTGGGAATGGCGTTTTGTACTTGTTGCAATGTGGCGACAACTCTGATCAGCTTTGGGTCAATTGGGCAACCATCTGAAAACGATTTCCAACTGTAAGCCTTGCATTGTTTACTATCCAGTTCTTTTTCAATAACATGTGATGATAATTTAACATCCAGCATTAAAAATTACCTGGCGTTACTCCTAGTGGTGTCCTCGGCATTGCTTTAATGGGTTTGAAATGGTGTATCTCTATGTTTATGCTGTCATGGCTGCAGCTACTCTCTGCACTTCCAATGCGCTGGTCATCCCCGCCAGTCGCCAAGCAAACCTCAACACCGAGACTTTTCGGTTTCCTGTTTAAGACGTCGCTGGGCACATGGAGCTCCTCCTTGCTCTGAGTGCCATAGATCTTCGAAGTCGAGCAGCTGGGCTTGGACACATAGCTCTGGGCTGGCAGTGACCTGATCTTGGTCGCGACTTGGTGTTTGGTTGACTTACTTGTAGGGCTCGTGAGCTGGTCGCATTTTGGGGATTGGAACTTGTCTGCAGGGCATTTATGGGAATTGGACATGCCTGCTTTTGCATCGGAGGCATACCTTTCCGCGCGCAGTTTAGAGATCAGAGCAATATTCGAATTCCACTCTACTCGCTCTGTCAACTTGGTCAACTCAGTCGCAGTCGACTTGGCGATTTGCATCTCTCTGTCGCATCCAGCTTCTCGCTCGTCGGCATGTTTCTCCCTCACCTTGACTTTGTCTCCAGTATGTCTCTTCGCTAAATCTTTTGCGACTGCGCGATCCTTGACCAACCGTGTGATATGTTGCCGCTCCTCTGCCTGTATCTTGTGAATCAATGCCTCGCTCGCAATTCGCTCCGCCTCTCGTAGCCGCCTTCTTTCCTCTTCTGCAAGTTCGAGTTGCGCCTCGTATTCCCGCCGAATCTCACCAGCTGCgctcaaaattttgtttgtcCTTCCAAATCCTaatgaaggaaaaataatggaCATTTTAAACTGGTTTGTTTACAAAATGGAAGTGGGAGGGGGAATTGGCGTTATTGTCAGTTGCGATACAAGATTGCTTATTTGCATTACAATTCGAAGCGAGATAGGACAGCTGGAGAGATGCATGAGATCCAAGAGCGAAGCTGTGGAGCAAGCAGACTGGCCGAGGGTGAGAAAATTAAGACTCAACTTATTTTTGAATGAGATATAATTTAGAGGTTATGTTTGTTTGTGGAGTCAGGACCTACCGGAATCGAGGTCAGTGTCAACGCCGTCGTGTTTAGCTTGTATTTCCTTGGAGAACCTGGTCTTGATCAGCGTCCATAGTTGGCCGTTGACGAGAGTGTCCGACTTGGTAGCCGTCCTTAGCCAGGAACCTACTCTGACTCTGCAGAGGGGACAGCTTAGGCTGTTGTGCTGTATCGTACCGTTGAGGCACCTCAGGCAGAGGCTGTGGGCACAAGGAAGGGTCACAGGCTCGATCAGGATTCCCCTGCACACGGGGCACATCAAGTCGGCAAGATTCAATTCCGCGGACGCGCGCGAAGGAAGGTCAAACAATTTTGACGTTGGTTTCAAATACGTCGCCATTTTTCCATCGCGAGTTTTTCTCTCAACTTTTTCAACTGCTCGGGATAGCAGAAGGAACGCTTAAAACTGGGATGGCGGCTACCGCGGTCCTCGTTCCGCCGTTCCGAGCGGATCCTGATTATTTTTGATGGAGGAAATTATGAAAGCTATACCCTCTGATCCTCCTGGTCTTTATTCTTTTATCACTCGACGTGCTATTCGATCCGACTTGAATTACTTCGTATTTACACATGCATGTATCTCTTGCATAGGGTCTTCTTGTCCATGTCCACTGTAGCCCAGTATTAACGCGAGGGAATCCGCCTACAGTGTGTAGGCATTGTTTTGCTACTTCTTATGACCTGCATTTTGTAAGGTTTATGACGAAAGCAGTGTCAATTGCTTATACACAGGTGGATTTAATTTGCCCAGATACTCATGAATACTTTGCGGACTGTTATATCTCTCGATCTGTTTCAAGTATAAGGTCAGGTTTTCTATATTACCTATGTATCCAATTTTACAATGTCGGTACATATCGCataactttttatttcatcaattcACTTATAATAAAGTTACTTTTTATGGAATGTACACTTTTCCGCAGAATGACGAAACCCTAGAGTGTCGCTTATTTACTGtgtttacgatttttttccgtCTCGCCCCCCAAGTTaccttcaaataattcaaaagcaattacctaattttttcagatatttacCTCAATTCAAACACGTGCCACCaagagggtggatttccccatttaaaatacacgtgtttcggacACATTTTGAGCATATATCTTATTGTAAAAGTAATCATGTTCAAAGAAATCCGTATCTGTGAGGTTTTAGTGgcattagtgctactatctgagaaaaaattcacatcatcataccagGTAATCTAGACAAATTGCACTTCctttaaataaaaagaaaaatgagattTCGAGGGTGTGCACTTCGTCTAGATTGCTTGATGatgacgtgaattttttctcagttaGTAGCACTAATGCCCGCTAAAACCTTCCAGTTATGGATTTTATTTgaacattattacttttacaataaaatatcagCTAAGATGTgtccgaaacacgtgtattttaaatgagGAAATCCACCATCTTGGTGGCACGTGTTAGAGTTGAGGtaagaatgtgaaaaaattaggcaattatatttgaattctttgaagttgatttggagggtgaaacggaaaaaattcgtcaacactcTAATGTATAGCCTATTTCATACAATTGCATGATCAAATCGCTAAATGGTACAAGTTTGGAACATGTCGCAcaatgtatacctatatcgcGGTATGTCTATTTTGCAACTTTCTTCAAGGATTGGCGCAGATTTTAGCTCGCTATATATATACGCTTGCAATCGTATACAGGTAAAATATCTAACTGCAGTAGGTCGAGCAAACAAATTTGGAAAACGCATATAATGCAATCTGGACGAACGGAGCAGCCCAAAGGCGAAATACTTTCCGCTGATGTTATTATTcttgtggaaaaataaatagcatTGCATACAACAATTGAGTAGCATTGTTTGCCCGTGCGGGGCCTGCTTTATATTGTGTTGCAATAAATTGCCGTAGATCTCAGTTCTTGTATATTACATGTGTTGGAACGAAAGGACGGCGTCGACCGACCACGGCGAAGGCAACGTGCCGAGCTCCCACCACGTGACCCGGTCAACGAATCACCCAGCATAATTTCTGCGGTCACGTTGCATGCGGCGTGGTTCGCGGCGCCCGCCGTCCCCCGTAACCCAGGAGGTGAACAACGTCGCTCTGCAGGTAAGCTCAGTTGGCTCAGTCACGGCGACCGAGAAATGCGTCAGTACCCCGTCAACACATCTCCATACTCTTAGTGTTCGTGTAATTTGCTGGTATCCCAGCTGTAACGTCGACCGACGATTTGcgacatatatttttttcctgtgCAGAAGCTGAttgatgaaagaaagaaaaaaaaaattcacgagcCGCAGTTAACTAGGAAACTAAAACACTGAAAAGCGAGACGTTGCTTTTTCTCATCTACAATATCGTGACCTTACTCGCAGGATCATTTTACGATCTATTGTAACGGATTAATCGTTTGtcgtgagtaaaaaattatttagctatttttttgtaaattttcagtCTCTGAAAACTGGGTGTGAGATACATTTGCGACCGGGAAAAATTCGCCACGGTTCGGAAAattacaatcaattttttttccgaccaAAGTACATATTAGTTGGGTATTGGACAATTTTTGGCCAACTCTTTCTAGCTAATACTTGTGATtgaattgtgataaaaaagaaaatgcacaaatgttattttgatttaaaaacaCGTGATCCATGCCCTGAAACGACGACTATATTATAAGCATACGTACTAAGGGCACAGCCTTCTTAACGCATGTAGGTGCGTGTAAAGATTTGAGAATTTGACAATATCGAGTTATGCGGTACACCGTATCTAgtaactaattgtaagcgCTCTGTCAGAGAAAGCTCGATGCGATGTATATCTAGGAAGAATTCCGTACCAAGTCCGGCAACATCAGATTCTACGACACTGTATAAAACTTAAAATATTAACGTCATTCACTGATCAGCCTACTTTTAATTGactaatatttcaaataaatatatttgagTTACTGCAGTACGTTCAAACTGATAATCAAATCACTTCAgattttggtaaattttacACACAAATCTGGAGATGTTATGATAAAAACGCACCAAGCAACTCCAAAATTAGAAGGCGCTTACAAAAGTATTTATAACTACGATAAAAACTGTACCTTTACATTGATCGGAATGAATTCACTGCAAAAATCCATAGCTAATAACTGAAGAAGCCATGGAAAGACGTATTTACCTGTCGTCTAAAAGTGTTGTACCTATAATTATACTCCCAGAGAAGGGTCAGTACAAAATTATAAGGGAGACACGTAACGTAGAATCTGCAGCTCAATATACATGGTCCCCTTCGCCGAAGGGTCACGTTTTCTCAACCTTACAATTAATCTGTATCGCGCTACTGTCAACATGACGATTAAGCTATAATTTTAGCGCGTCGTATTCGTTTCTAGATATTTGTTACGTATATAATAGAGATCTAAGAATATATTTACCaaataacaaatatttatgtatttatttattttcgtcttAATAGAAACTGCGATAGTATATTTATCAGTTATCAGTGATAAATCCAGCGCGCAGAACAATATACCTTTAATTGTATAATGGAATCTACTTAATTAATTGTAATGTCTTTATACATACCGGGACATTACGTGGACGCGCAACGTAACGACTCTGAACCATAGACTTATTCTGATGTCTCGGTATGTATAAAGAcattacaattaattaattagattccattatacaattataggtatattgtTCTGCGCGCTGGATTTATCACACATATCTGAGAATAACTTCAAATAACTGATAATTATGCTATCGCAGGTTTTATTgaatcgaaaataaataattaccgTCCACCTTGCACCCATGTGCTACAGTATTGCGCAAAAGATATATAAACCTGCAGCAGGTGCAGTTTAACCGAACGAAAAAATAAGCACAATCGTGGAATTCAACGTAACGTTGTAAGCGCCCACCGAGACCTAGTGGAGAAGATGACCGACGGTGAGAAGGCCCAGCATGGGGGTCTGAAACCGTTCCGGAGGGACGGCAAGAAGCACACCGTCCACTGGTTCCGGAAGGGGCTCAGACTCCATGACAATCCGGCCCTTCGGGAGGGACTTACAGGCGCCACGACCTTCCGGTGCGTGTTCGTTCTCGACCCGTGGTTCGCCGGCAGCACCAACGTCGGCATTAACAAGTGGCGGTATGATATTATCCGTATTGGAGAGATGCATTGAGCACACCTTTGCTAAAGAATCTCGGTTTACACGTTGCGACTGCCGTAGGTTCCTGCTGCAGTGTCTGGAGGACCTCGACCGGTCTTTGTGGAAGCTAAACTCCCGGCTTTTCGTTATTCGCGGACAACCAGCCGACGTGTTACCAAAACTCTTTAAAGAGTGGGGCACCACGGATCTCACCTTCGAAGAGGATCCCGAGCCGTTCGGACGGGTTCTCAACCAGAACATAACGACGCTCTGCGAGGAAATGGGCATATCGGTGGTGCAGAGGGTGTCCCACACGCTCTACAAACTGGACAGGTGAATAATTGTATCATGGCATTGGACAAACCGCGAGTAATTCTATGCGCATCCAgtgttttcaataatttctcatTATAGTATCATCGAGAAGAACGGAGGAAAGGCGCCTCTGACTTATCACCAGTTCCAGAATGTCGCAGCCGCGATGGACCCACCGCCACCGCCCGAGGCTTTGGTAACTTCCGAATTCACGACTGGAGCTTACACGCCTATCATGGTGAATCACAACGACGTGTACGGCGTGCCCACTCTAGAGGAGCTAGGTATGTGTATCAGGGTAGTTCTTATTTTGGTcatgtcggaatttttttgcGCTCACCCCCCAAAACTAAtcacatagaaaaaaaaaaaaaattggccgCAACGCCGAATTCGTCCGAGAACTCTAATACGCCCCGCCAAGTTGCGGAATTATTATATGGAAAAATGCGTGCATTTGAAGTTTTTTCGAAAGCAACTGTTGATTACTTTAACACTATGTATTATGGAAAAATTTCCTGCGACCATTTTGTATGAAtactctacaaaaaagatatTTCGGAAAAATTGTCGTACATCTAATATTTATCACGTTATCAGCGAAGAACTGTCTTAATTTTTTCGCTaataacgtgaaaaatattagatttacgaaaatttttcaaagcatCTCTTTTATAGAGCAACACATTTCTTGAAAAATAGgcacagaaattttttttatgatgcACTGTTTTAAAGTAATCAACagttcttaaaaaaatttcaaatgcatTTTCCATGTAAAAATTCGACTGTTTGGCGGAGCGTGTTAGAGTAATTGGACAAATTCTGGGTTGcggccaattttttttctatgtatCTTGATTACTTTTGGGAGGTAAGCACAAAGAAATTCTGATCTGACGAAAATAAGAACCACACTAATGTTTACCGATAAATAATCACTGCCCTTTGCGATGGGAATATGAGAAGGGATCACCTGCATCGCAGATTCTTTCAGGCTTCGAGACCGAGAATTTGCTGCCTCCTGTTTGGATCGGCGGCGAGACTGAAGCCCTGGTGAGGCTTGAGTATCACCTCGCACGTAGATATTGGGTGGCAAGCTTCGGCCGTCCCAAAATGACCCCGCAATCGCTTCTCGCGAGTCAGACAGGCCTTTCTCCTTATCTCCGTTTCGGCTGTCTCAGCACGAGACTCTTTTTCTACCAGCTCACGGACTTGTACAAAAAGGTTTTGCGTGTCTGTTTCTGGGGTAAACACAAATGTGGATGATTAAAAAGGTACATAACGAGAGGTGGTGATCAATTTCGCAGATTAAGAAAGCCGTGCCGCCATTGTCGCTTCACGGGCAGCTGCTGTGGcgggaatttttttactgCGCCGCTACGCGGAATCCGAGCTTCGACAGGATGCAGGGTAACCCGATTTGCGTTCAGATACCGTGGGACAAGAATGCCGAGGCGCTCGCCAAGTGGGCGAACGTGAGTTTGCTATACGACAAAATTTGGTCGCCTGTATAGTGGCTACACAGATAAATCTCCACGACAGGGTCAAACAGGGTTTCCCTGGATCGATGCAATTATGACTCAGCTCCGAGAGGAAGGCTGGATTCATCATCTGACGAGGCATGCAGTCGCGTGTTTCCTGACCAGAGGGGATCTCTGGTTATCCTGGGAGGAGGGGATgaaggtatacatatatcgtatAGGATTTGTTAAGATTCAGCCGGTTGGCAATAGTCGTCTTATCTCAATGTTacatggattttttttataacaaaccCATGATCCTGCACCAGGTATTCGACGAACTTCTCCTGGATGCCGACTGGTCCGTAAACGCCGGTATGTGGATGTGGCTCTCCTGTAGTTCGTTTTTCCAGCAATTCTTCCACTGCTACTGTCCTGTCCGGTTTGGCCGTAAAGCCGACCCCAACGGCGACTACATAAGGTGAGAATACCGTCGACCCGCAAGCGATCGAGCATATAATCAACCTGGCTCTTCGCTTCTTCAGGCGCTACGTGCCAGCCTTGAAGACCTTTCCAGCAAAGTACATACACGAGCCGTGGAACGCGCCGCAGAGCATTCAGCAGACGGCCAAATGCATAATTGGGAAGGACTATCCACTGCCGATGGTCGACCACGGGAAGAGTTCGCGGATAAATATCGAGCGTATGAAGCAGGTCTACCAGCAGCTCAACAAGTACAGGGGAAATGGTAGGTATCCTTGCACCCCTCACTGTCGATATTCGATAACGTAGATATATTTTTGACAGGACTCCCAGGCACGAGGGGAGAAACAATAGGTGGGTTAAACACGGTTTGCTCGTGGATTATGCACTTAATTTCACAGCTACAGCATGGTATTATTGTGTCTTATACATAAACTGTGTGTATATAGTAAGACAAAGTACCGTTTTACcaaccttttcttctcttttgtaattattacggCGTAGTTTCGAACGATTGGCAAACTTATGACAGTGAGTTTTATTCTTTCCGATCAAGAAGGACTGCTAAATTGTACGCTAGCGACAGCCACACTTCCCCAGTCGGAAGAAGATGAGAAACATAAGCATCAGACGACGAGTAACCCTTCCCTGAGTCCCGCTAGACACCAGAAAACCATTTGCAGCATCCTATCCATGGTGACCCTCCGCCAGCTAGACCAGACCGCTGAATTCCCATCCTCTGAGATGGACTGATCATCGCATCTTCCTACTTGCGCGGATTCTGTTGAGCCGTGTACATAAACAGCTATAACatgtatgtaaataataatataagtatacatatagtacTGTACATTATAATTGGTGCTTCGCCGGGTGATGATGCATCAGATCTAGATTGGCGAAGATTTGACTGTTCCAAGTCGATC belongs to Neodiprion lecontei isolate iyNeoLeco1 chromosome 5, iyNeoLeco1.1, whole genome shotgun sequence and includes:
- the LOC107220826 gene encoding E3 ubiquitin-protein ligase RNF169, which gives rise to MATYLKPTSKLFDLPSRASAELNLADLMCPVCRGILIEPVTLPCAHSLCLRCLNGTIQHNSLSCPLCRVRVGSWLRTATKSDTLVNGQLWTLIKTRFSKEIQAKHDGVDTDLDSGFGRTNKILSAAGEIRREYEAQLELAEEERRRLREAERIASEALIHKIQAEERQHITRLVKDRAVAKDLAKRHTGDKVKVREKHADEREAGCDREMQIAKSTATELTKLTERVEWNSNIALISKLRAERYASDAKAGMSNSHKCPADKFQSPKCDQLTSPTSKSTKHQVATKIRSLPAQSYVSKPSCSTSKIYGTQSKEELHVPSDVLNRKPKSLGVEVCLATGGDDQRIGSAESSCSHDSINIEIHHFKPIKAMPRTPLGVTPDGCPIDPKLIRVVATLQQVQNAIPKPPVAMELKRLSTWSYSAFKGKTKKMLKLEHRPTTSNVVKDEPESRPSTSHCPNQPQPNPSKLTKSQVSETVRRLDLSTEIPYDGNKNYAKNINRIINGTKVSKKLILDEDVALSMAHQKYDSPAKFKRRKRCSSSNDREETNTDQKTNNSGDEASSSNSSSNNSWSLPLDGPNEAVENIAERIKKRKMSRGVKSKLQKTEAPEKQRCTATEKKSATVRKLLTETTKSAAKQTTNPRLGAQQKKGRCTRSEDEDTDSQVDSESVVETGAIYGSRKSTRTLTRSGGELKGEKTTTTKSHQESEMQCSDLEEEAGEEEDEDEEVQEQRRIERLLLQEKKDFELAQRLQAKFDEMERISGRTRGSRRSRFNSRNIEQVLAVDGVGIRDRFSKQLRIQGKETSMLENEKRRVTRRRCV